A single window of Streptomyces griseoviridis DNA harbors:
- a CDS encoding SCO7613 C-terminal domain-containing membrane protein: MTPFPPPAEELRLIDAELYQLDARRAQLLTRRAWLIAALHRQAPPPAPPRPETGAPRVQNVLLLLGGVLLALAAVAFTLVGWGQLGIAWRAVVLGAVTLAVLAAPVALLRRGLAATAESVAGLGLALTALDAYALHETALRATDGTGYAAAATAVLALVWSGYGAALGAGAGAGRRLRLAGGSGTRVPSSDGDGPGTPPGGTEATGSGMPSMGAEATGSGMAADGTKATGSRTPSGDAKATGPGTPSAGAEAAWSRTPADGTKATGPGTPSGDAKATGPGTPSVGAEATGSRTPSGDAKATGSRTPADGTEATGSRTPSDCRAVLRLPLPAALSVGQLPLLLAALAAGAGPYTWAAVLLVTAVADTVVAFRCAGGAVRVVALVGAYGAGGWAALAAGWFSWVAVDLSGAARATALLALLAGLALAAARRLADASRATAHALLGGLLLVASAGTVPHAFLPSGWPVPVHLALGVALLAAVRVPLTGPVLRGLLGASAVVQALALLWVVPVVAVAVLGPVSWVGGVWSGAPADARTAVAAGGLWPPHAWTAPVVLLSVAAVLALAVRDAAWRPRALTAALCLTWAALLTLPAVLQLPFLAALSVQFLATAAPLLTARTRLPGLVLAQVAAVLLVCSALATRTATLTVLAALALLFAAGCRSVDRRVCAAPAALVYAAVLVVASGAAAGWSPAHTALPLLSVPAVAALLAARLGAVSRATVPVEAAGAAAGLLAVGLAAPDPASLSLVLGLCGVIAAGTAARAGRRFVGVPATGLFVLAVWVRLAAWGVAAPEAYTLPVSVPALLVGAVRRRRDPLLSSWTAYGPGLAFTLMPSLVTAWAEPYATRPLLLGAAALLVTLLGARHRLQAPLVFGGAVLVLVALHELGPYLAQLAGVLPRWVPPALAGVLLLAVGATYERRIRDVRRVREVLGRMS; the protein is encoded by the coding sequence ATGACACCTTTTCCGCCACCGGCCGAGGAGCTGCGGCTGATCGACGCCGAGCTGTATCAACTGGACGCCCGGCGGGCGCAGTTGCTGACGCGCAGGGCGTGGCTGATCGCGGCCCTCCACCGGCAGGCGCCGCCCCCGGCGCCACCGCGCCCCGAGACCGGCGCGCCTCGCGTGCAGAACGTGCTGCTGCTGCTCGGCGGGGTGCTGCTGGCGCTCGCGGCGGTGGCGTTCACGCTGGTCGGCTGGGGCCAGCTGGGCATCGCGTGGCGGGCCGTGGTGCTGGGCGCGGTGACGCTCGCGGTGCTGGCGGCGCCGGTGGCGCTGCTGCGGCGGGGGCTCGCGGCGACGGCGGAGTCGGTGGCGGGTCTCGGCCTCGCGCTGACGGCCCTGGACGCGTACGCGCTGCACGAGACGGCACTGAGGGCCACGGACGGCACGGGGTACGCGGCGGCCGCGACGGCGGTACTGGCACTGGTGTGGTCGGGGTACGGCGCGGCCCTGGGCGCGGGGGCGGGGGCGGGACGTCGGCTGCGGCTTGCGGGCGGTTCGGGGACACGGGTGCCGTCGTCGGACGGCGACGGGCCGGGGACGCCGCCGGGCGGCACGGAGGCCACCGGATCGGGGATGCCGTCGATGGGTGCGGAGGCCACCGGATCGGGGATGGCGGCGGACGGCACGAAGGCCACCGGGTCGCGGACGCCTTCGGGCGACGCGAAGGCCACCGGGCCGGGAACACCGTCGGCGGGTGCGGAAGCCGCCTGGTCGCGGACACCGGCGGACGGCACGAAGGCCACCGGGCCGGGAACGCCTTCGGGCGACGCGAAGGCCACCGGGCCGGGAACACCGTCGGTGGGCGCGGAGGCCACCGGGTCGCGGACGCCTTCGGGCGACGCGAAGGCCACCGGGTCGCGGACACCGGCGGACGGCACGGAGGCCACCGGGTCGCGGACACCGTCTGACTGCCGGGCCGTCCTGCGGCTGCCGTTGCCCGCCGCCCTGTCGGTGGGCCAACTCCCGCTGCTGCTTGCGGCGTTGGCGGCGGGCGCCGGTCCGTACACGTGGGCGGCGGTGCTGCTGGTGACGGCCGTGGCGGACACGGTGGTGGCGTTCCGGTGTGCCGGTGGCGCGGTCCGGGTGGTCGCGCTGGTCGGGGCGTACGGCGCGGGCGGCTGGGCGGCGCTGGCGGCGGGCTGGTTCTCGTGGGTCGCCGTCGATCTGTCGGGCGCCGCGCGGGCCACCGCGCTGCTGGCCCTGCTGGCGGGGCTCGCGCTGGCCGCCGCCCGGCGGCTCGCGGACGCGTCGCGGGCGACGGCGCACGCGCTGCTCGGCGGGCTGCTGCTGGTGGCATCGGCGGGTACCGTCCCGCACGCGTTCCTGCCGTCGGGCTGGCCGGTACCGGTCCATCTGGCCCTGGGTGTCGCTCTGTTGGCGGCCGTGCGGGTCCCGCTGACCGGGCCGGTGCTCCGCGGTCTGCTGGGGGCGTCGGCGGTGGTGCAGGCCCTGGCGCTGCTGTGGGTGGTGCCGGTCGTCGCCGTGGCGGTGCTGGGTCCGGTGTCCTGGGTGGGCGGGGTCTGGTCGGGCGCTCCCGCCGACGCGCGGACGGCGGTGGCGGCGGGCGGCCTCTGGCCTCCGCACGCGTGGACGGCGCCGGTGGTGCTGCTGTCGGTGGCCGCGGTGCTCGCCCTCGCGGTCCGTGACGCGGCGTGGCGTCCGCGAGCGCTGACGGCCGCCCTCTGTCTGACCTGGGCGGCGCTCCTCACCCTGCCCGCGGTCCTCCAACTCCCCTTCCTGGCCGCGCTGTCGGTGCAGTTCCTGGCCACGGCGGCGCCGCTCCTGACGGCCAGGACCCGGCTGCCGGGGCTGGTCCTCGCGCAGGTCGCCGCCGTCCTGCTCGTCTGCTCGGCGCTGGCGACGCGGACCGCGACCCTGACCGTGCTGGCGGCGCTGGCCCTGCTGTTCGCGGCCGGGTGCCGGTCCGTCGACCGCAGGGTCTGCGCGGCGCCGGCCGCGCTGGTGTACGCCGCCGTGCTGGTCGTCGCGTCGGGCGCCGCCGCCGGCTGGTCGCCCGCGCACACGGCGCTGCCGCTGCTGTCCGTACCGGCCGTCGCCGCGCTGCTCGCCGCCCGGCTCGGGGCCGTCTCCCGGGCCACCGTGCCGGTGGAGGCGGCCGGCGCGGCGGCGGGGCTGCTCGCGGTCGGCCTGGCGGCGCCCGACCCGGCGTCGCTCTCCCTGGTCCTCGGTCTGTGCGGGGTGATCGCCGCGGGGACGGCGGCCCGTGCCGGCCGGCGCTTCGTCGGCGTCCCGGCGACCGGTCTGTTCGTGCTGGCCGTGTGGGTGCGGCTGGCGGCGTGGGGCGTGGCGGCCCCGGAGGCGTACACCCTGCCGGTGTCGGTGCCCGCGCTGCTGGTCGGGGCGGTGCGCAGGAGGCGTGATCCGCTGCTGTCGTCGTGGACGGCGTACGGTCCTGGGCTCGCCTTCACCCTGATGCCGAGCCTGGTGACGGCCTGGGCCGAGCCGTACGCGACGCGTCCGCTGTTGCTGGGCGCGGCGGCCCTGCTGGTCACGCTGCTGGGCGCCCGCCACCGGCTGCAAGCGCCCCTGGTGTTCGGCGGTGCGGTGCTCGTGCTGGTGGCGCTGCACGAACTCGGGCCCTATCTGGCGCAGTTGGCGGGGGTGCTGCCCCGTTGGGTGCCTCCCGCGCTCGCCGGAGTGCTGCTGCTCGCCGTCGGCGCGACGTACGAGCGGCGCATCCGGGACGTCCGGCGGGTGCGGGAGGTCCTGGGGCGGATGAGCTAG
- a CDS encoding 3'-5' exonuclease, with product MTCWYEGPLAAFDTETTGVDVESDRIVSAAVVVQDAPGTRPRVARWLVNPGVPVPEAATAVHGLTDEHLRRNGRWPAPVVLEIADALAEQAALRRPLVVMNAPFDLTLLDRELRRHRASSLDRWFEATPLRVLDPRVLDKHLDRYRKGRRTLTDLCAHYEVTLEGAHDAGADALAALEVVRALGQRFATRLERLSPGELHTLQTTWHAAQARGLQAWFARSGTPETVDPAWPLRPELSAAA from the coding sequence ATGACGTGCTGGTACGAAGGGCCGCTCGCGGCCTTCGACACGGAGACCACGGGTGTGGACGTCGAGTCCGACCGGATCGTCTCGGCGGCCGTGGTCGTCCAGGACGCCCCGGGTACCCGTCCGCGGGTGGCCCGTTGGCTGGTCAACCCGGGTGTTCCGGTGCCGGAGGCGGCGACCGCGGTGCACGGGCTGACGGACGAGCATCTGCGGCGCAACGGCCGGTGGCCCGCGCCCGTGGTGCTGGAGATAGCGGACGCGCTGGCCGAGCAGGCGGCCCTGCGCAGGCCGCTGGTGGTGATGAACGCGCCGTTCGATCTGACGCTGCTCGACCGGGAGTTGCGGCGGCACCGGGCGTCGTCGCTCGACCGCTGGTTCGAGGCGACGCCGCTGCGGGTGCTTGACCCGCGGGTGCTGGACAAGCATCTGGACCGGTACCGCAAGGGCCGGCGGACGCTGACGGATCTGTGCGCGCACTACGAGGTGACGCTGGAGGGCGCGCACGACGCGGGCGCGGACGCCCTGGCGGCGCTCGAGGTGGTGCGGGCGCTCGGCCAGCGGTTCGCGACCCGCCTCGAACGGCTCTCCCCCGGTGAGTTGCACACGTTGCAGACGACGTGGCACGCGGCGCAGGCGCGCGGTCTGCAGGCGTGGTTCGCGCGCAGTGGTACACCGGAGACGGTGGATCCGGCGTGGCCGCTGCGACCGGAGCTGTCGGCGGCGGCCTGA
- a CDS encoding carbohydrate ABC transporter permease, whose amino-acid sequence MTTATTPVARGTSPRRRTGSLAWHIGALLVLAVVLYPVIWVLGASFKPSKDIVASLDLLPTKPVWANFSGLADGISGISVSSFFVNSLMYALLAVVGVVVSSSLTAYAFAKIGFAGRNLLFTMMIGTLLLPYHVLLIPQYVLFRKLELVDTLVPLVAGKFLATEAFFVFLMVQFMRALPRELDEAARLDGCGHLRTYWSIVLPLCRPAVITSAIFTFINAWNDFMGPLIYLNTPSKYTVSLGLMMFRDQEGISDYGSMIAMSLVALVPVIAFFMAFQRYLIDGMATSGLKG is encoded by the coding sequence GTGACCACCGCCACCACCCCCGTCGCGCGCGGTACGAGTCCCCGGCGGCGCACCGGATCGCTCGCCTGGCACATCGGCGCGCTGCTCGTCCTCGCGGTCGTCCTCTACCCGGTGATCTGGGTGCTCGGCGCCTCGTTCAAGCCGAGCAAGGACATCGTCGCCAGCCTCGACCTGCTGCCCACCAAGCCGGTCTGGGCGAACTTCTCGGGGCTCGCCGATGGGATCTCCGGGATCTCGGTCAGCAGCTTCTTCGTCAACTCGCTGATGTACGCGCTGCTCGCGGTGGTCGGCGTGGTGGTCTCCAGCTCGCTGACCGCGTACGCCTTCGCCAAGATCGGGTTCGCCGGGCGGAACCTGCTGTTCACGATGATGATCGGCACCCTGCTGCTGCCGTACCACGTCCTGCTGATCCCGCAGTACGTGCTGTTTCGGAAGCTGGAGCTGGTCGACACGCTGGTGCCGCTGGTGGCCGGCAAGTTCCTGGCCACGGAGGCGTTCTTCGTCTTCCTGATGGTGCAGTTCATGCGCGCGCTGCCGCGTGAGCTGGACGAGGCCGCCCGGCTGGACGGCTGCGGTCATCTGCGGACCTACTGGTCCATCGTGCTGCCGCTGTGCCGCCCGGCCGTCATCACCAGCGCCATCTTCACCTTCATCAACGCCTGGAACGACTTCATGGGCCCGTTGATCTATCTCAACACGCCCTCCAAGTACACCGTCTCGCTGGGGCTGATGATGTTCCGCGACCAGGAGGGCATCTCCGACTACGGCAGCATGATCGCGATGTCGCTGGTGGCGCTGGTGCCGGTCATCGCCTTCTTCATGGCCTTCCAGCGCTATCTGATCGACGGCATGGCGACCTCCGGACTCAAGGGCTGA
- a CDS encoding SRPBCC family protein, with product MDWSHHRFRSRWTLAAPPAAVYRALERAEDYPRWWPQVRRVTRTDGTSGVVRVRALLPYTLTFTARETRRDPAAGILEISLTGDLEGWARWTVTAHGTGTLARYDQEVDVRRALLRRFAVPGRPVFRANHRLMMRAGRRGLAAHLEAV from the coding sequence ATGGACTGGTCCCACCACCGCTTCCGCAGCCGCTGGACGCTGGCCGCGCCCCCGGCCGCCGTGTACCGGGCCCTCGAACGGGCCGAGGACTATCCCCGCTGGTGGCCGCAGGTGCGCCGGGTGACCCGCACCGACGGGACCAGCGGCGTCGTCCGGGTGCGCGCCCTGCTGCCCTACACCCTCACCTTCACCGCCCGTGAGACCCGCCGAGACCCCGCGGCGGGCATCCTGGAGATCTCCCTCACCGGCGACCTCGAAGGCTGGGCCCGCTGGACCGTCACCGCGCACGGCACCGGCACCCTCGCCCGCTACGACCAGGAGGTCGACGTCCGCAGGGCGCTCCTCAGACGGTTCGCCGTCCCCGGCCGGCCGGTGTTCCGCGCCAACCACCGGCTGATGATGCGGGCCGGGCGGCGCGGACTCGCCGCCCACCTGGAAGCGGTTTGA
- a CDS encoding Tat pathway signal sequence domain protein, producing MSSIPRRSLLKAAAVAGAAAQFSWALGAKQAQAAPSAGAADGDPVTLDWLEDGGLGAAPGSTVGVPWPKGTYPADQTFALTDATGAAVPVQSWPLAYWPDGSLKWTAHAVSSGKGKLSLSAGTATAPAQKVTVDKRGGAVTVATGVITARFGNSGATLVKSVTRGTTEIARNGRLVLLRQPEIEDGDQGTIKYERFESAIDKVTVEQEGPVRAVLRVDGKHRKGSRSWLPFSIRFYFYAGADSFRMVHTVTFDGKQEPGKASGDFIRGLGVRFDVPMRDESYDRHIRIGGEGTGLLREAVKGITGLRRDPGAAVQEAQYAGRKLPDPATWDQRVTTRLQYIPEWGDYTLSQLSADGFTLRKRTTKGHGWIGAGGGRRASGFGYVGGASGGLSFGLRDFWEKHPAQLDIRDAHTDTAEVTLWLWSPEAQPMDLRFYHDGMGQDSYAEQLEGLNITYEDYEPGFGTPYGIARTSELLFWANASTPTPEQLAEQVEAVRVLPQLAAPPRQLIKAKVFGPGLYSEPDRSTPAKAKIEDHLDFLFTYYKDQVEQRRWYGFWDYGDIMHTYDTVRHQWRYDIGGYAWDNSELSPDLWLWFAYLRSGRADIFRFAEAMTRHTGEVDVYHLGEWAGLGTRHGVQHYADSAKQQRIANTTYRRYYYFLTADERVGDLMHANVDSDETFLGLDPIRKIRTEPYTPDRHALSIGFGTDWSGLVSAWLTEWERKGPKWEKARARVLSTMETIAAQPNGFVQGSGLYDLDTGRFAVADSPVVSVSHLSAVFGLNELCAELIDLVDMPEFNQAYYDYCRYFNASKTEQAARYGSNFGTLLLFQGHSRLDAYAAVKTGDAALATRAWTKFYASDGYLESAPWKTEKLTGPAALVEGAEASWISTNDTALYGLAAIENLALLGDRMPS from the coding sequence ATGTCTTCGATCCCCCGCAGGTCCCTCCTCAAGGCGGCGGCCGTCGCGGGCGCCGCGGCCCAGTTCAGCTGGGCACTCGGCGCCAAGCAGGCGCAGGCCGCGCCGAGCGCCGGAGCCGCGGACGGCGACCCCGTGACCCTGGACTGGCTGGAGGATGGCGGTCTCGGCGCCGCGCCCGGCTCCACCGTCGGCGTCCCCTGGCCCAAGGGCACCTACCCCGCCGACCAGACCTTCGCGCTCACCGACGCCACCGGCGCGGCCGTCCCCGTACAGTCCTGGCCGCTCGCCTACTGGCCCGACGGTTCCCTCAAGTGGACCGCGCACGCCGTCAGTTCGGGCAAGGGAAAGCTCAGCCTCAGCGCCGGCACCGCGACCGCCCCCGCCCAGAAGGTCACCGTCGACAAGCGCGGCGGCGCCGTCACCGTCGCGACCGGGGTCATCACCGCCAGATTCGGCAACTCCGGTGCCACCCTGGTCAAATCGGTGACCCGCGGTACCACCGAGATCGCCAGGAACGGCCGCCTGGTGCTGCTGCGGCAGCCCGAGATCGAGGACGGCGACCAGGGCACCATCAAGTACGAACGGTTCGAGAGCGCCATCGACAAGGTCACCGTCGAACAGGAGGGACCGGTCCGCGCCGTCCTCCGCGTCGACGGCAAACACCGCAAGGGCAGCCGGAGTTGGCTGCCGTTCTCCATCCGCTTCTACTTCTACGCGGGCGCCGACTCCTTCCGCATGGTGCACACCGTCACCTTCGACGGCAAACAGGAACCGGGGAAGGCGAGCGGTGATTTCATCCGCGGCCTCGGCGTCCGCTTCGACGTCCCGATGCGCGACGAGAGCTACGACCGGCACATCCGCATCGGCGGCGAGGGCACAGGACTGCTGAGGGAAGCCGTCAAGGGCATCACCGGACTGCGCCGCGACCCCGGCGCGGCCGTCCAGGAGGCGCAGTACGCGGGCAGGAAACTGCCCGACCCCGCCACCTGGGACCAGCGGGTCACCACCCGCCTCCAGTACATCCCCGAGTGGGGCGACTACACCCTCTCCCAGCTCTCCGCCGACGGCTTCACCCTGCGCAAGCGCACCACCAAGGGCCACGGCTGGATCGGCGCCGGCGGCGGCCGACGCGCCTCCGGCTTCGGCTACGTCGGCGGCGCGAGCGGCGGACTCTCCTTCGGGCTGCGGGACTTCTGGGAGAAGCACCCGGCCCAGCTCGACATCCGCGACGCCCACACCGACACCGCCGAGGTCACCCTCTGGCTCTGGTCGCCCGAGGCCCAGCCGATGGACCTGCGCTTCTACCACGACGGCATGGGCCAGGACAGCTACGCCGAACAGCTCGAAGGGCTCAACATCACCTACGAGGACTACGAACCGGGGTTCGGCACCCCCTACGGCATCGCCCGCACCTCCGAACTCCTCTTCTGGGCCAACGCGTCCACGCCCACCCCGGAGCAACTCGCCGAACAGGTCGAGGCGGTGCGGGTGCTGCCGCAGCTCGCCGCGCCGCCCAGGCAGCTCATCAAGGCCAAGGTCTTCGGCCCGGGACTGTACTCCGAGCCGGACCGCTCCACGCCCGCCAAGGCGAAGATCGAGGACCACCTCGACTTCCTCTTCACCTACTACAAGGACCAGGTGGAGCAGCGCCGTTGGTACGGCTTCTGGGACTACGGCGACATCATGCACACCTACGACACCGTCCGGCACCAGTGGCGGTACGACATCGGCGGCTACGCCTGGGACAACTCCGAACTCTCGCCCGACCTCTGGCTCTGGTTCGCGTACCTGCGCTCGGGCCGCGCCGACATCTTCCGCTTCGCCGAGGCGATGACCCGGCACACCGGCGAGGTCGACGTCTACCACCTCGGCGAATGGGCGGGCCTCGGCACCCGGCACGGGGTCCAGCACTACGCCGACAGCGCCAAGCAGCAGCGCATCGCCAACACCACCTACCGCCGCTACTACTACTTCCTCACCGCCGACGAACGCGTCGGCGACCTCATGCACGCCAACGTCGACTCCGACGAGACGTTCCTCGGCCTCGACCCCATCCGCAAGATCCGCACCGAGCCCTACACCCCCGACCGGCACGCCCTGTCCATCGGCTTCGGCACCGACTGGAGCGGCCTGGTGTCGGCCTGGCTCACCGAGTGGGAACGCAAGGGCCCCAAGTGGGAGAAGGCCAGGGCCCGCGTCCTGTCCACCATGGAGACCATCGCCGCCCAGCCCAACGGATTCGTCCAGGGCAGCGGCCTGTACGACCTCGACACCGGGAGGTTCGCCGTCGCCGACAGCCCGGTGGTGTCGGTGTCCCACCTCTCCGCCGTGTTCGGCCTCAACGAACTCTGCGCCGAACTCATCGACCTCGTCGACATGCCGGAGTTCAACCAGGCGTACTACGACTACTGCCGCTACTTCAACGCCAGCAAGACCGAACAGGCCGCCAGGTACGGCTCCAACTTCGGCACCCTGCTGCTGTTCCAGGGCCACTCGCGCCTCGACGCGTACGCGGCCGTCAAGACCGGCGACGCGGCCCTCGCCACCCGGGCGTGGACCAAGTTCTACGCCTCCGACGGATATCTGGAGTCCGCGCCCTGGAAGACGGAGAAACTGACCGGCCCCGCCGCGCTGGTGGAGGGCGCCGAGGCGAGCTGGATCTCCACCAACGACACCGCGCTCTACGGCCTCGCCGCCATCGAGAACCTCGCCCTGCTCGGCGACCGGATGCCGTCGTGA
- a CDS encoding carbohydrate ABC transporter permease translates to MTLVKEAPARPAGKRPAAAPAGRRGRRRENLAGYLFMSPWIAGFLLLTAGPMIASLYYAFTSYNLFTPPRWIGLDNFTTMFHDPRWQKSVEVTLKYVVVATPLKLLLALGVALLLAQKRRGEGLYRAAFYMPSLIGASVSVGFVWRALFSDDAIVDRTQKVFGIDVGGWIGNPDYVLYALVALSIWQFGAPMVIFLAGLKQVPQELYEAAEMDGAGPLRRFWNITLPMISPVLFFNVLLESIHAFQVFGSAYVVSNTYCGPADATLVYTCYLYQKGFKEAQMGFASAMAWTLVVAVALVTAVLFWSQKKWVHYEEAAK, encoded by the coding sequence ATGACGCTCGTCAAGGAAGCGCCCGCGCGTCCGGCGGGGAAGCGGCCGGCCGCCGCTCCCGCAGGACGGCGCGGACGGCGCCGCGAGAACCTCGCCGGATATCTCTTCATGTCGCCGTGGATCGCGGGGTTCCTGCTGCTCACGGCGGGGCCGATGATCGCGTCCCTCTACTACGCGTTCACCAGCTACAACCTCTTCACCCCGCCGCGGTGGATCGGTCTCGACAACTTCACCACGATGTTCCACGACCCGCGCTGGCAGAAGTCGGTGGAGGTCACGCTCAAGTACGTGGTCGTGGCCACCCCGCTGAAGCTGCTGCTCGCGCTGGGCGTGGCGCTGCTGCTCGCGCAGAAGCGGCGCGGCGAGGGCCTGTACCGGGCGGCGTTCTACATGCCGTCGCTGATCGGGGCCAGCGTCTCGGTGGGCTTCGTGTGGCGGGCCCTCTTCTCGGACGACGCGATCGTGGACCGCACCCAGAAGGTCTTCGGGATCGATGTGGGCGGCTGGATCGGCAACCCGGACTACGTCCTCTACGCCCTGGTGGCGCTGAGCATCTGGCAGTTCGGCGCCCCGATGGTGATCTTCCTGGCCGGGCTCAAGCAGGTCCCGCAGGAGCTGTACGAGGCCGCCGAGATGGACGGGGCGGGACCGCTGAGGCGGTTCTGGAACATCACGCTGCCGATGATCTCCCCGGTGCTGTTCTTCAACGTGCTGCTGGAGTCCATCCACGCGTTCCAGGTGTTCGGCTCCGCGTACGTCGTGTCCAACACCTACTGCGGGCCGGCCGACGCCACGCTCGTCTACACCTGCTACCTCTACCAGAAGGGCTTCAAGGAGGCCCAGATGGGCTTCGCCTCCGCGATGGCCTGGACGCTGGTGGTCGCGGTGGCGCTCGTCACGGCGGTGCTGTTCTGGTCGCAGAAGAAGTGGGTGCACTACGAGGAGGCCGCCAAGTGA